A single window of Nostoc sp. C052 DNA harbors:
- a CDS encoding DJ-1/PfpI family protein, translating into MIPRSLGGKKIAILLESEFIPEEIEAYQKRFSELQATVHLMSRLWNQPSVRFFSDEDTGNTPKTIDVNIDFQNVDVNDYAAVIMSANYTSVRLRYFEPPTGQPISAEQVRTSPAVQFYASAMVNPRIIKGALCHGLWIVTPIPELLKGRQVICHEVVLADIINAGAIYTPSPSGVVVDGDLVTGRSKHEVEPFIDAITEQIQQLSIATNRFSGRRATTSVSKLKVAS; encoded by the coding sequence ATGATACCTAGATCCCTTGGTGGGAAAAAAATCGCAATTCTTCTAGAAAGTGAGTTCATTCCTGAAGAAATTGAGGCATATCAAAAGCGCTTTTCAGAACTTCAAGCAACAGTACATCTGATGTCTAGGCTCTGGAATCAGCCGAGTGTTCGCTTTTTCAGTGATGAAGATACGGGCAATACACCTAAAACCATAGACGTAAACATTGATTTTCAAAATGTAGATGTTAACGATTATGCGGCTGTGATTATGTCCGCTAACTATACCAGTGTTCGTCTACGTTACTTTGAGCCACCAACAGGTCAGCCAATTAGTGCAGAACAAGTTCGCACTTCACCGGCTGTACAATTTTATGCCAGCGCAATGGTAAATCCCAGGATTATTAAAGGCGCACTTTGCCACGGTCTTTGGATTGTGACACCAATACCAGAATTGCTCAAAGGGCGACAAGTTATCTGCCACGAGGTAGTCCTTGCAGATATCATTAACGCTGGTGCAATTTATACTCCATCACCTTCAGGTGTTGTGGTGGACGGTGACCTTGTGACTGGTCGTTCAAAACACGAGGTTGAACCATTCATTGATGCGATTACTGAACAAATCCAACAATTATCTATTGCCACTAATCGTTTCTCAGGCAGAAGAGCTACTACCTCAGTTTCAAAGCTGAAAGTTGCCAGCTAA
- a CDS encoding type 1 glutamine amidotransferase domain-containing protein: protein MKKILIILSEYGYWGEELVGPLETFDAAGYQVDFATPTGKRPVALPPSMDPTYVDPPLGRPVVSQEMAEKVKRLEDPKNPRLDNPIILSQWLPDRPYWSAEKFLREMETYNNALDEIQPDLDQYDALLIVGGSGPIVDLVNNHRVHDLILSFYKKGKAIAAECYGVTCLAFARDLADRKSIIQGKHVTGHCKEYDYKDGTGFVGADINMGPPPYPLEYILHDATAPDGAYHGNFGKEISVIVDYPFITGRSTADSYTTGQKLVEVLDKGLRRYGW from the coding sequence GTGAAAAAAATTCTCATAATTTTATCGGAATATGGTTATTGGGGTGAAGAACTGGTAGGTCCCCTAGAAACTTTTGATGCTGCGGGGTATCAGGTTGATTTTGCAACTCCAACAGGAAAAAGACCAGTAGCGCTTCCTCCGAGCATGGACCCTACTTATGTTGATCCACCTTTAGGTCGGCCAGTTGTCTCTCAAGAGATGGCTGAAAAAGTCAAGCGCTTAGAAGATCCTAAAAATCCACGGTTAGACAACCCAATCATCCTGTCACAATGGTTGCCCGATCGCCCTTACTGGAGTGCCGAAAAATTCCTGCGGGAAATGGAAACATATAACAATGCTCTCGACGAAATACAGCCAGATTTGGATCAATACGATGCACTATTGATCGTGGGTGGTAGTGGCCCGATCGTTGATTTAGTCAATAACCATCGCGTTCATGACTTGATTCTCAGCTTTTACAAAAAGGGCAAAGCGATCGCCGCAGAATGCTACGGTGTAACTTGTCTAGCCTTTGCTCGTGACTTAGCAGACCGCAAGAGCATTATTCAGGGTAAGCACGTCACAGGTCATTGCAAGGAATATGATTACAAAGATGGTACAGGGTTTGTCGGCGCAGACATCAACATGGGTCCACCTCCCTATCCTCTAGAGTATATTCTCCATGATGCTACTGCCCCAGACGGAGCATATCACGGTAATTTTGGCAAAGAGATCTCTGTGATTGTTGATTATCCCTTTATCACAGGTCGATCTACCGCAGACTCTTATACAACCGGTCAGAAGTTAGTGGAAGTTCTCGATAAAGGACTGAGGCGGTACGGATGGTAA
- a CDS encoding thiamine pyrophosphate-binding protein: protein MANRNGRFAIIEQLLADGIEYMFGNPGTVEQGFLDALKDYYPEFKYIFALQETIAVGAGDGYARATKKPTIVQLHSGVGLGNGIGMIYQAMRGHAPLVVLAGESGICYDAMDAQMAADLVSMAKPVTKWSTRVVDPSSLLRVLRRAIKIAATPPMGPVFVSLPMDILDAVNYEEVVATSFPVTRVAPEPEQLETAANLLAAAKHPLIIMGDGVAFSDAQAELTSVAELIGGQVWGADSSEANMSASHPLFGGLLGHMFGDDSRRVTSQADVVLIVGTYVFPEVFPALSGVFAPSAKVIHIDLNTYEIAKNFPVDLGLLGDPKTSLSKLAIALESTLTPEQKKEVFVRASQIAETKKQESVARLEADKAVRDAVPLHMTRFAEELAAHLPADAIIFDEAITNSPELCRYLPPTKLGHYFQTRGGSLGVGIPGAIGIKLANPDKTVFAFTGDGGSMYTIQALWTAAHHNIDAKFVICNNHSYQILKLNILHYWGEQQIPEHDYPSSFNLCNPSIDFAELAKSLGVQGIRVETPDQIAPAIQKALDHNGPFLIDLVLTNEIVGTKIGVKCGQ from the coding sequence ATGGCTAACAGAAATGGTCGCTTTGCAATTATTGAACAACTTCTGGCAGATGGTATAGAGTACATGTTTGGTAACCCTGGCACAGTTGAGCAGGGTTTCCTAGATGCGTTAAAGGACTATTATCCAGAATTTAAGTATATCTTTGCACTGCAAGAAACAATCGCAGTCGGTGCTGGCGATGGCTATGCCCGCGCCACCAAAAAGCCTACGATTGTCCAACTCCATAGTGGAGTCGGTTTAGGAAATGGCATCGGAATGATTTATCAGGCTATGCGCGGTCATGCACCATTAGTAGTCCTAGCTGGCGAATCTGGTATCTGCTACGATGCGATGGATGCCCAAATGGCAGCAGATTTAGTCAGCATGGCAAAGCCTGTAACAAAATGGTCAACTAGGGTCGTCGATCCCTCTTCTTTGTTACGCGTGTTACGCCGAGCCATCAAAATAGCTGCTACGCCGCCGATGGGGCCGGTGTTCGTCTCCCTACCGATGGATATCCTTGATGCTGTTAATTATGAAGAGGTTGTTGCGACTTCTTTTCCAGTGACAAGGGTTGCTCCTGAACCAGAGCAACTGGAAACAGCAGCAAATTTATTGGCCGCGGCTAAACATCCCCTGATTATTATGGGCGATGGTGTAGCTTTTTCCGATGCCCAGGCTGAATTGACATCTGTGGCCGAACTCATCGGCGGACAAGTCTGGGGAGCAGACTCATCGGAAGCGAATATGAGTGCTAGCCATCCTCTGTTCGGAGGGTTACTAGGTCACATGTTTGGTGATGATAGTCGTCGGGTTACATCCCAAGCAGACGTAGTCTTGATTGTTGGAACCTACGTTTTTCCAGAGGTATTCCCAGCGCTGTCTGGAGTTTTTGCTCCTTCAGCCAAAGTAATTCACATTGACTTGAATACTTACGAAATAGCGAAGAATTTTCCGGTGGATCTTGGGCTGCTTGGCGATCCGAAAACTAGTCTGAGCAAATTAGCCATCGCCCTTGAATCAACTCTGACACCCGAACAGAAAAAAGAGGTTTTTGTCAGAGCTAGCCAAATAGCTGAGACTAAAAAGCAGGAATCGGTGGCTCGACTTGAGGCTGACAAGGCAGTTCGGGATGCAGTACCTCTGCACATGACTCGTTTTGCCGAGGAATTAGCTGCTCATTTACCAGCAGATGCGATTATTTTCGATGAAGCCATTACCAATTCTCCGGAACTTTGTCGGTATCTACCACCGACAAAACTCGGACATTACTTCCAAACACGAGGCGGTTCGCTGGGTGTTGGGATTCCGGGAGCGATCGGTATTAAGCTGGCTAATCCAGATAAAACTGTGTTTGCCTTCACTGGTGATGGCGGCAGTATGTATACCATCCAAGCCCTCTGGACTGCTGCCCACCACAATATAGATGCCAAATTTGTCATCTGTAATAATCACAGCTATCAAATTCTCAAGTTGAATATTCTGCACTACTGGGGCGAGCAACAAATACCAGAACACGACTACCCATCTTCTTTTAACCTCTGCAACCCAAGTATCGATTTCGCTGAATTAGCAAAGTCTTTAGGGGTTCAGGGGATTCGGGTAGAAACCCCAGATCAGATTGCCCCAGCTATCCAAAAAGCATTGGATCATAACGGGCCATTTCTGATTGATTTGGTACTGACAAATGAAATTGTCGGTACAAAGATCGGTGTCAAGTGTGGTCAATAG
- a CDS encoding nuclear transport factor 2 family protein, producing MKITEDKKMTVSTISLGRKFFDKHIETISAGKIDEMVDRDYAEDAVLITFFNGFENTPAPITVNGRENIKTFFHDYLRTIEYIDIKSLDFTEAEDAIFFQAKFNCKLGQVSVGDAWTLRNGQIAYHFGFWVS from the coding sequence ATGAAAATTACAGAAGATAAAAAAATGACGGTTTCAACAATTTCACTTGGGCGGAAATTCTTTGACAAACATATCGAGACTATTTCTGCCGGAAAAATCGATGAAATGGTGGATAGGGATTATGCAGAAGATGCTGTATTAATAACCTTTTTTAATGGGTTTGAAAATACACCGGCACCCATCACAGTTAATGGTCGTGAAAATATCAAAACATTCTTTCACGATTACCTGAGAACAATCGAATATATTGATATCAAATCTCTGGACTTCACTGAAGCGGAAGACGCTATATTTTTTCAAGCGAAATTCAACTGTAAACTTGGTCAAGTCTCAGTTGGAGATGCTTGGACTCTTCGTAATGGACAAATTGCTTATCACTTTGGTTTTTGGGTTTCCTAG
- a CDS encoding nuclear transport factor 2 family protein, with product MSTPIEQLLVSPISKLYKEHIGFIKAKNVDGLLNQYADDALLISTLTEDRQPLYVQGRQALKEFFEGRIFGLEDFEIRLNQWAETENTLMMVEELKTASQTGEVGSVEFYDNWFLQDGKIAIHFAGVIQYPDKTYVNAGTVKSEPPDSPLGKFYKEHIGFIKAKNVDGLLNQYADDVLLISTLTENRKPLYVRGRQALKQFFESRIFSLEDLEVKLDQWAETENTLMIVESLKTRSVNGDVGEVSFYDNWVLRDRKIAVHFAGVVQYPDGTYA from the coding sequence ATGAGTACACCCATAGAACAATTGCTTGTATCTCCCATCAGCAAGCTCTACAAAGAGCATATCGGTTTCATTAAAGCGAAGAATGTTGATGGTTTACTCAATCAGTATGCTGATGATGCTCTGCTGATTAGCACCTTAACTGAAGACCGCCAGCCGCTCTACGTGCAAGGTCGTCAAGCACTCAAAGAGTTCTTTGAAGGTCGCATTTTCGGTTTAGAAGATTTTGAAATCAGGCTCAACCAGTGGGCTGAAACTGAAAACACGCTGATGATGGTAGAAGAGTTAAAAACCGCAAGTCAAACTGGTGAAGTCGGTAGTGTAGAGTTTTACGATAACTGGTTTTTGCAAGATGGAAAAATCGCTATCCACTTTGCCGGTGTAATTCAGTATCCTGATAAAACTTATGTAAATGCAGGAACAGTTAAATCAGAACCACCTGACTCTCCATTGGGTAAGTTTTATAAAGAGCATATCGGCTTCATTAAAGCGAAGAATGTTGATGGTTTACTCAACCAATATGCTGATGATGTGCTGCTAATTAGCACCTTAACTGAAAACCGTAAACCTCTTTATGTACGTGGTCGTCAAGCGCTCAAACAATTCTTTGAAAGTCGGATTTTCAGTCTAGAAGATTTGGAAGTCAAGCTTGACCAGTGGGCTGAAACAGAAAATACTCTGATGATAGTTGAAAGCCTGAAAACCAGAAGCGTCAATGGCGATGTTGGCGAAGTCAGTTTCTATGATAACTGGGTGTTGCGCGATCGCAAAATTGCTGTTCACTTTGCTGGTGTAGTTCAGTACCCCGATGGAACATACGCATAA
- a CDS encoding VOC family protein, translating into MTLLKVSQMAISCKDPIATEKFYTKYFGFKRARVAPVGNNEQIVFLKLGDMYLELFQAKGETPVPLATQDGPTYPAWRHFGFQVDDVDAKLAEIGNDAKVTLGPLNFDSFIPGWRTVWVSDPDGNIVEISQGYVDQENPPGLQAN; encoded by the coding sequence ATGACTTTGCTAAAAGTTTCTCAAATGGCAATCAGCTGCAAAGATCCAATTGCAACTGAAAAATTCTACACGAAATATTTCGGGTTTAAACGGGCAAGGGTTGCACCTGTTGGCAATAATGAGCAGATTGTTTTTCTGAAGTTGGGCGATATGTATCTTGAACTCTTTCAAGCCAAGGGAGAAACCCCTGTGCCTTTAGCCACCCAAGATGGTCCTACTTATCCAGCTTGGCGTCATTTTGGTTTTCAGGTTGATGATGTTGATGCTAAACTAGCTGAGATTGGCAATGATGCAAAAGTAACCCTTGGTCCACTCAACTTTGATAGCTTTATCCCTGGGTGGCGGACGGTTTGGGTATCCGATCCCGATGGTAATATTGTTGAAATTAGCCAGGGATACGTCGATCAAGAGAATCCACCAGGATTGCAGGCAAATTGA
- a CDS encoding MIP/aquaporin family protein, translating into MNTFTNWKTLNWSEYGAELVGTAFNLLVGFSIITFNFGKGLPMEHLIPAVSPRLLINGLIFAGSGALFSISPLGKLSGSHLNPGLSLAFWLQGKMHKKDLIGYIFGQFIGAIIGTSLALALWGNYLVSVNYCITSPGIGYPLWYVFLAEVFMTFLLVLSIFIFLSHHHLLRWTPVMVWLLVATMVWLGAPISGTSLNAARSFGPALLAWSWQNQWLYCIASPLGAIVAVKVFQLISMGESEVLTGKLFHVPNYRCIFKNVKVPYLAKHQ; encoded by the coding sequence ATGAATACTTTCACAAACTGGAAAACCCTTAACTGGTCTGAATATGGTGCAGAGTTGGTGGGAACTGCTTTCAATCTCTTGGTTGGATTCAGTATCATCACCTTCAATTTTGGCAAAGGCTTACCTATGGAGCATCTCATTCCGGCAGTAAGTCCTCGTTTATTAATTAATGGTCTTATTTTTGCTGGAAGTGGTGCATTATTTAGTATTTCCCCTTTAGGAAAATTGAGTGGTTCGCACCTCAACCCCGGCTTATCATTAGCATTTTGGTTACAAGGCAAAATGCATAAAAAAGACTTAATTGGATATATTTTTGGTCAATTTATTGGTGCAATTATTGGCACGTCTTTAGCATTAGCTTTGTGGGGAAATTACCTGGTTAGCGTCAATTATTGCATCACTTCACCTGGAATAGGTTATCCTTTGTGGTATGTGTTTTTAGCTGAAGTTTTCATGACATTTTTGTTAGTATTGTCTATCTTCATCTTCTTAAGTCATCATCATTTATTACGCTGGACACCTGTAATGGTATGGCTGCTAGTAGCAACTATGGTCTGGTTAGGAGCGCCGATTTCTGGCACTAGTTTGAATGCAGCACGCAGTTTTGGGCCGGCTTTATTAGCATGGTCTTGGCAAAACCAGTGGCTTTATTGTATTGCATCGCCATTAGGAGCAATAGTTGCCGTGAAAGTTTTTCAACTGATATCTATGGGTGAAAGCGAAGTTTTAACAGGGAAACTTTTTCATGTTCCTAACTATCGTTGCATTTTTAAGAATGTAAAAGTACCATACCTGGCAAAGCATCAGTAG
- a CDS encoding glucose 1-dehydrogenase, which yields MKKLEGKVALVTGSSGGIGQAIAVHLAEQGADVVIDYRSHPEGAEETLSKVEATGSKGLTVKADLSVVSDIRQLIDQGIQHFGKLDILINNAGIDGRNADFWNISEADYDAVIDVNLKGTFFATQAIVQHFIETKRTGKIINISSTHEEIAFPHFTAYCASKGGVKMMMRNLAVELGSLGITINNVAPGAIETPINSKLLNDPEKLAALLKNIPLGRLGKPEDIAPIVAFLASADADYITGATFYVDGGLSRNYHEQ from the coding sequence ATGAAGAAACTAGAAGGTAAGGTAGCTTTAGTAACTGGTAGTAGCGGAGGAATTGGTCAAGCTATTGCCGTGCATTTGGCTGAACAAGGTGCAGATGTAGTGATTGACTACCGTTCTCATCCTGAAGGGGCTGAAGAAACTCTGTCGAAAGTAGAAGCTACTGGTAGCAAAGGTTTAACTGTTAAAGCTGATTTAAGTGTAGTTAGCGATATTCGTCAACTTATAGACCAGGGTATTCAACACTTTGGTAAGTTAGATATTCTTATCAACAACGCTGGCATCGACGGTCGAAATGCTGACTTCTGGAATATTTCCGAAGCTGACTATGACGCAGTGATCGATGTCAACCTCAAAGGCACATTTTTCGCTACTCAAGCGATCGTGCAGCACTTCATTGAAACCAAGCGAACTGGCAAAATCATAAATATTAGCTCCACCCATGAGGAAATAGCATTTCCCCACTTCACTGCCTACTGTGCCAGCAAGGGCGGTGTGAAGATGATGATGCGTAACCTAGCAGTTGAGCTTGGGTCTTTGGGAATTACAATTAACAATGTGGCTCCTGGAGCAATTGAGACACCAATCAATAGTAAGCTGTTAAATGACCCCGAAAAATTAGCAGCGTTGTTGAAAAATATTCCCCTGGGTCGTTTAGGCAAGCCAGAGGATATCGCGCCGATAGTTGCCTTCTTAGCCTCAGCTGATGCTGACTACATCACAGGCGCAACCTTCTACGTAGATGGGGGATTGAGCCGTAACTATCATGAGCAGTAG
- a CDS encoding glucosidase, which produces MTQEEARLAADRDRTAYWKRWGSYLSERQWGTVREDYSPDGTAWEFFPHDHARSRAYRWGEDGIAGISDNHQRLCFAIALWNGEDAILKERLFGLTGNEGNHGEDVKEYYFYLDNTPTHSYMKYLYKYPQAAFPYGQLVEENRHRGRQSPEFELIDTGIFAQDRYFDVFVEYAKASPEDILIQISAINRGSEAKTLHLLPTLWFRNTWSWTDNQQEKPWLKISQSNSDLSTIEAYDPSLETRWLYCNETPELLFTENETNNQRLFAVNNASPYVKDGINNYVVNGEKTAVNPNRIGTKFAARYELEIGAGETKIVRLRLSDMQNLTAPFGTEFETIWQQRQHEADEFYQRISPLPMLEDRRNVQRQAFAGMLWSKQFYYYVADQWLKGDPATPKPPASRLNGRNHEWFHLFNDDILSMPDKWEYPWFAAWDLAFHVIPLSMIDPDFAKLQLSRLTREWYMHPNGQLPAYEWAFGDVNPPVHAWAAWQVYQIEQKIYGRADKKFLESVFQKLLVNFTWWVNRKDLEGKNIFQGGFLGMDNIGVFDRSVQLPTGGYLQQADGTSWMAMYSLNMLTIALELAKENSTYEDIASKFFEHFLYIADAMNGVGDTEIALWDETDGFYYDALHLPDSHQFPMKVRSLVGLIPLCAVSILEPETLERLPGFRERTQWFLKNRPDLTRNIACMQKQGVGERHLLAIAYPDKLRRILEKMLDATEFFGPYGIRSVSKVHADHPYVLTVDGRQYRVDYEPAESSTGMFGGNSNWRGPIWFPINYLLLESLQKFYRYFGDDFKVECPTGSGQMMTLKEVSIELAQRLIQIFLTDASGKRPFYGGTEKFQTDPNWRDLILFNEYFHGDNGAGIGASHQTGWTGLIAKLIQQCAEQILSD; this is translated from the coding sequence ATGACTCAAGAAGAAGCAAGATTAGCAGCAGACCGCGATCGCACAGCCTATTGGAAACGATGGGGTTCCTACCTGAGCGAAAGACAGTGGGGAACGGTGCGGGAAGACTATAGCCCTGATGGTACCGCCTGGGAATTCTTTCCCCACGATCATGCTCGCTCCCGCGCCTATCGCTGGGGAGAAGATGGGATTGCAGGAATTTCTGATAATCATCAGCGACTATGTTTTGCGATCGCTCTTTGGAATGGTGAAGATGCAATTCTCAAAGAGAGGCTTTTTGGTCTCACAGGGAACGAGGGGAATCACGGAGAAGATGTTAAAGAATACTACTTCTACCTGGATAACACCCCTACTCACTCCTATATGAAATATCTTTATAAATATCCCCAAGCTGCTTTTCCATACGGTCAGCTGGTAGAAGAAAATCGCCACAGAGGTCGCCAAAGTCCAGAGTTTGAATTAATCGATACAGGTATATTTGCTCAAGACCGCTACTTTGATGTATTCGTTGAGTATGCTAAAGCTTCACCCGAAGACATTTTGATTCAAATCAGCGCGATAAATCGAGGTTCAGAAGCAAAAACGCTGCATTTGCTACCAACGCTCTGGTTCCGCAACACCTGGTCTTGGACTGATAATCAACAAGAGAAGCCCTGGTTAAAAATTAGCCAATCGAACTCTGATCTCAGCACCATCGAAGCTTATGACCCTTCTTTAGAAACCCGGTGGCTCTATTGTAATGAAACTCCAGAGCTACTATTTACAGAAAATGAGACTAATAATCAAAGATTGTTTGCAGTCAACAATGCTTCGCCATACGTAAAAGATGGCATCAATAATTATGTCGTGAATGGGGAAAAAACTGCTGTCAATCCCAACCGCATCGGCACTAAATTTGCAGCTCGTTACGAATTAGAAATTGGTGCAGGTGAAACCAAGATAGTACGGTTGCGGTTAAGTGATATGCAAAATTTAACTGCACCATTTGGAACTGAGTTTGAGACAATTTGGCAACAGCGCCAGCATGAGGCGGATGAATTTTATCAGCGGATTTCTCCATTACCGATGTTAGAGGACAGACGTAATGTGCAGCGGCAAGCATTTGCAGGCATGTTATGGAGTAAACAATTTTACTACTATGTCGCCGACCAATGGCTAAAAGGCGATCCAGCAACCCCGAAGCCACCAGCATCACGGCTCAATGGCAGAAATCATGAATGGTTTCATTTATTTAACGACGATATACTTTCCATGCCCGATAAATGGGAATACCCTTGGTTTGCGGCTTGGGATTTAGCTTTTCATGTAATTCCGCTCTCGATGATTGACCCCGACTTTGCCAAGCTGCAACTCAGTCGCTTGACACGGGAGTGGTATATGCATCCTAACGGTCAGCTACCAGCTTATGAATGGGCTTTTGGTGATGTCAATCCACCCGTTCATGCTTGGGCAGCATGGCAAGTTTATCAGATTGAGCAAAAAATCTATGGTCGTGCAGATAAAAAATTTCTGGAAAGTGTCTTCCAGAAATTACTGGTGAACTTTACTTGGTGGGTTAACCGGAAAGATTTAGAGGGCAAAAATATCTTTCAGGGTGGCTTTCTGGGTATGGATAATATTGGTGTCTTCGATCGCAGCGTTCAACTACCAACTGGTGGATATCTGCAACAAGCAGATGGTACAAGTTGGATGGCGATGTATTCTTTGAATATGCTGACCATCGCCCTAGAGTTAGCAAAGGAAAATTCCACCTATGAGGACATCGCCAGCAAGTTTTTCGAGCATTTCCTCTACATTGCAGATGCCATGAACGGCGTTGGCGATACCGAGATAGCGTTATGGGATGAAACTGATGGTTTTTACTACGATGCTCTACATTTACCTGATAGTCATCAATTTCCTATGAAAGTGCGATCGCTAGTGGGGTTAATTCCCTTATGCGCCGTGAGTATTTTAGAACCAGAAACCTTAGAACGGCTTCCAGGTTTTAGAGAACGGACGCAATGGTTTCTGAAAAATCGCCCCGATCTGACACGAAATATCGCTTGTATGCAGAAACAGGGGGTTGGTGAACGTCACCTGTTGGCGATCGCCTATCCAGATAAACTCCGTCGCATCCTAGAAAAAATGTTAGACGCAACAGAATTTTTCGGACCTTATGGAATTCGCTCTGTTTCTAAAGTCCATGCCGACCATCCTTACGTTTTGACCGTAGATGGTCGGCAGTATCGAGTAGATTACGAACCTGCTGAATCTAGCACAGGGATGTTTGGCGGTAATTCCAACTGGCGCGGGCCAATTTGGTTCCCGATTAATTATCTACTGCTAGAATCGCTACAAAAGTTCTATCGCTACTTTGGTGACGATTTCAAAGTTGAGTGTCCCACCGGTTCTGGACAAATGATGACACTCAAGGAAGTATCAATTGAATTAGCTCAAAGGCTGATCCAAATTTTTCTGACTGATGCTTCCGGTAAACGACCTTTTTATGGTGGAACAGAAAAATTTCAAACTGACCCCAATTGGCGCGACCTGATTCTGTTCAATGAATACTTTCATGGAGATAATGGCGCAGGTATTGGTGCTAGTCATCAAACTGGTTGGACAGGTTTAATCGCCAAATTAATTCAGCAATGTGCAGAACAGATTTTGTCAGATTAA